One Sporomusaceae bacterium ACPt DNA window includes the following coding sequences:
- the spoIIIE gene encoding DNA translocase SpoIIIE, which translates to MPKWLTQLTPELRHELFGITLVTGGLLALISLLGLNVGPLGIFIAKMLKYTFGIGAIVVPLVFFVVGLRYIMVKSQIVYSVKFWGLLLLYVMSLAIYHHIRIPVGQEILPDSLASGGGLTGGMLLFSLRKLLGVHGSIIVLAALALCAVLMSTTWSLAAALLNAKEKAVESLVLAREAIAASTEIMSEQEEIKNQAVFYDQQRDVRSNSITHTKESNHASTISECISPVEQPEPQPLTLTQPTATDINPTYMLPPLSLIKKPNRPRLAKVSKEVSDNARILEQTLDSFSVSAKVINTCQGPTVTRYELEPAPGVKVSKIVNLADDLALKLASSGVRIEAPIPGKAAIGIEVPNKELSGVALREVLEAEEFQRSSSVLTVALGKDIAGQPIVADLAKMPHLLVAGATGSGKSVCINTLITSVLFKARPDEVKLVLIDPKMVELSNYNGIPHLLTPVVTDAKKAASALNWAVQEMERRYEVFATAGVRDIARYNDIHREGRLPLIVIIIDELADLMMVAPVDVEDAICRLAQKARAAGLHLVLATQRPSVDVITGTIKANVPSRISFAVSSQVDSRTILDMAGAEKLLGKGDMLFYPVGAAKPLRIQGAFIADSEVEDLVNYIKHQAEPEYNDGITTVEAGSHKDEQPQFEDELLEEAVRMVLETGQASVSMLQRKFRIGYTRAARLIDTMEEMKIVGPNVGSKAREIIMTSEQIYARYFKK; encoded by the coding sequence TTGCCTAAATGGTTGACTCAGTTAACTCCTGAATTGCGGCATGAGCTATTTGGCATAACACTAGTTACCGGGGGGCTGCTAGCGTTAATCAGCTTGCTTGGTTTAAACGTCGGGCCGTTAGGCATATTTATTGCCAAAATGCTTAAATATACTTTTGGTATTGGTGCAATAGTTGTACCGCTAGTCTTTTTTGTTGTGGGTCTAAGATACATTATGGTGAAAAGCCAAATTGTCTATTCGGTTAAGTTCTGGGGATTATTACTATTGTATGTCATGTCTTTAGCAATTTATCACCATATCAGAATCCCCGTTGGTCAGGAAATCTTGCCTGACAGTCTGGCTTCAGGCGGTGGCTTAACCGGCGGCATGCTGCTTTTTTCTTTGCGCAAACTATTGGGAGTACATGGTTCAATTATTGTACTTGCTGCCTTGGCGTTGTGTGCAGTGTTAATGTCAACAACCTGGTCGTTGGCAGCAGCGCTGTTAAATGCCAAAGAGAAAGCGGTAGAAAGTTTGGTTTTAGCCCGAGAGGCGATTGCGGCCTCGACTGAAATCATGTCTGAGCAAGAGGAAATAAAAAACCAGGCGGTTTTTTATGACCAGCAGCGCGATGTGAGGTCTAATTCTATTACACATACTAAAGAGAGTAATCATGCTTCCACTATATCTGAATGTATTTCGCCAGTAGAACAGCCTGAACCGCAGCCACTCACACTAACTCAACCTACAGCGACTGATATTAATCCGACTTATATGTTACCGCCTTTGTCACTCATAAAGAAACCGAACCGGCCGCGGTTGGCCAAAGTGTCAAAGGAGGTCTCCGACAATGCACGTATATTGGAGCAAACTCTTGACAGTTTTAGCGTTAGTGCCAAAGTAATAAATACGTGTCAGGGTCCGACAGTTACCCGCTATGAACTAGAACCGGCTCCCGGTGTAAAAGTAAGTAAAATAGTAAATCTGGCAGATGATTTGGCGCTAAAGCTGGCATCATCAGGAGTTCGCATTGAAGCGCCAATTCCTGGTAAGGCAGCTATTGGTATTGAAGTGCCGAATAAAGAATTATCCGGTGTGGCTCTGCGGGAGGTTTTAGAAGCTGAAGAATTTCAACGCTCTTCTTCCGTCCTGACAGTAGCTTTAGGCAAGGATATTGCCGGACAACCTATTGTTGCTGACCTGGCTAAAATGCCGCACTTATTAGTTGCCGGAGCTACCGGCTCAGGCAAAAGTGTATGCATCAATACTTTAATAACCAGTGTACTGTTTAAAGCGCGCCCTGATGAAGTAAAGCTGGTGCTGATTGACCCTAAAATGGTCGAGTTATCAAATTATAACGGCATACCTCACTTGCTGACCCCGGTAGTGACTGATGCTAAAAAGGCGGCGTCAGCTCTAAACTGGGCAGTACAGGAGATGGAACGCCGGTATGAAGTGTTTGCCACCGCTGGGGTGCGGGATATTGCACGATACAATGATATTCACCGTGAAGGGCGTTTGCCGCTGATCGTCATTATTATTGACGAGCTTGCCGACTTAATGATGGTGGCTCCAGTCGATGTTGAGGATGCAATTTGCCGACTAGCGCAAAAAGCCCGGGCTGCTGGGCTTCATTTAGTGTTAGCAACGCAGCGTCCATCTGTTGACGTTATAACCGGTACTATTAAAGCAAATGTTCCCTCACGGATTTCTTTTGCTGTTTCATCCCAGGTTGATTCACGCACTATCTTAGATATGGCGGGGGCTGAAAAACTGCTGGGAAAAGGCGATATGTTGTTTTACCCGGTTGGAGCTGCCAAGCCACTGCGAATACAAGGCGCTTTTATTGCCGACAGTGAAGTCGAAGATTTGGTAAATTATATAAAACATCAGGCTGAACCGGAATACAATGACGGCATTACTACAGTTGAAGCCGGTAGCCATAAAGATGAACAGCCTCAATTTGAAGATGAGCTGTTAGAAGAGGCCGTACGTATGGTTCTTGAAACAGGACAAGCTTCAGTATCCATGTTACAGCGGAAGTTTCGTATTGGCTATACACGTGCGGCCAGATTGATTGACACGATGGAAGAAATGAAGATTGTCGGGCCCAATGTAGGAAGTAAAGCCCGGGAGATTATTATGACTTCTGAGCAAATTTATGCAAGATATTTTAAGAAATAG
- the rnjA gene encoding Ribonuclease J1, with the protein MARQPNKVQIIPLGGMGEIGKNMTVVRYGDEIIVIDSGLMFPEDDMLGIDLVIPDITYLLDNRDLVKAIVLTHGHEDHIGALPYVLKQLNVPVYGTRLTLGILEGRLKENNVAANNLNAVKPGDQIQIGNFKIGFIRVSHSIADSVALSIKTPVGVIVHTGDFKLDQTPVDGKVTDFHKFAELGDQGVLVLLADSTNAERPGYTLSEKSVGVTFDETFRNARERIIIASFSSNIHRIQQAIDTACKHRRKVAILGRSMVNVVSIALELGYLNVPEGVIIDIDEINNYPSSGIVILTTGSQGEPMSALTRMAMSDHKKVEIIPGDTVIISATPIPGNEKLVSRTIDFLFRQGAEVVYEATSGIHVSGHASQEELKLIHNLIRPKFFIPVHGEYRHLIKHAKLAQSLGMPKENVFVAENGQVLEFTTEKGAITGKVTSGNVLVDGLGVGDVGNIVLRDRRQLSQDGILIVVVTMDKQRGQVAAGPDIVSRGFVYVRESEQLMEDAKERVKQALEKCELNGVTEWAAIKSNVRDTLGKYLYERTRRRPMILPIIMEV; encoded by the coding sequence TTGGCAAGACAACCAAACAAAGTACAAATTATTCCCCTGGGCGGGATGGGGGAGATCGGTAAAAATATGACGGTAGTCCGTTATGGTGATGAAATCATTGTAATTGACTCGGGTTTGATGTTTCCTGAAGACGATATGCTGGGCATTGACCTTGTTATTCCTGATATTACCTATTTACTGGATAACCGTGACCTTGTAAAAGCCATCGTATTAACCCATGGGCATGAAGACCACATCGGTGCTTTGCCTTATGTATTGAAGCAGCTTAACGTACCCGTATATGGTACTCGCTTGACACTCGGAATTTTAGAGGGACGTTTGAAGGAGAATAATGTTGCTGCTAATAATTTAAATGCTGTTAAACCCGGAGATCAAATTCAAATCGGCAATTTTAAAATTGGTTTTATTCGGGTAAGCCACAGTATCGCCGATTCGGTAGCGCTGTCAATAAAAACGCCTGTTGGTGTCATTGTTCATACCGGTGACTTTAAGCTTGACCAAACTCCGGTAGACGGTAAAGTTACCGACTTTCATAAATTTGCCGAACTAGGTGACCAGGGTGTATTGGTACTTTTAGCTGACAGCACTAATGCCGAACGTCCCGGTTATACGCTTAGTGAAAAGTCGGTAGGAGTAACCTTTGACGAGACCTTCCGAAATGCGCGGGAACGGATCATTATTGCTTCCTTTTCTTCTAATATTCATCGTATTCAACAGGCTATAGATACTGCTTGTAAACACCGGCGCAAGGTCGCCATACTCGGGCGGAGCATGGTTAATGTTGTCAGCATTGCTCTAGAATTGGGTTATTTAAACGTTCCGGAAGGCGTTATTATCGATATTGATGAAATAAATAATTACCCTTCATCAGGAATTGTTATACTGACTACAGGAAGCCAAGGTGAGCCAATGTCGGCTCTAACACGGATGGCTATGTCGGACCACAAGAAGGTTGAGATTATTCCTGGTGACACCGTTATTATTTCAGCTACACCTATACCAGGAAATGAAAAACTGGTATCACGTACGATTGATTTTTTGTTCCGTCAAGGGGCGGAAGTTGTTTATGAAGCAACTTCCGGCATCCATGTGTCCGGTCATGCCAGTCAAGAAGAACTTAAGCTCATCCATAACCTTATTCGTCCGAAGTTTTTTATTCCGGTGCATGGTGAATACCGGCACTTGATTAAACACGCCAAGCTAGCTCAATCACTAGGTATGCCTAAGGAAAATGTTTTTGTTGCAGAAAATGGTCAAGTACTTGAGTTTACTACTGAGAAAGGGGCAATAACCGGAAAAGTTACATCAGGCAACGTTTTAGTCGACGGCTTAGGTGTTGGCGATGTAGGCAATATAGTACTCCGTGACCGGCGTCAACTTTCGCAGGACGGTATATTAATTGTCGTTGTCACTATGGACAAACAGCGCGGCCAGGTAGCTGCCGGTCCGGATATTGTTTCTCGTGGTTTTGTGTATGTGCGTGAATCAGAACAACTTATGGAAGACGCCAAAGAGCGGGTTAAACAGGCCCTGGAAAAATGCGAGCTAAATGGAGTCACTGAATGGGCTGCTATTAAGTCTAATGTTCGTGATACCTTAGGCAAGTATTTGTATGAGCGCACTCGGCGCCGCCCGATGATCTTGCCGATAATTATGGAAGTGTAA
- the tepA gene encoding Translocation-enhancing protein TepA has translation MIVNDNPVVAPPGTNPEEPQITQPATEVPKRSRQAKKAGPAENIQELGSPEVPTAKTNIHVMTIIGQVEGHMVLPPQNKTTKYEHVMPQLVAIEQSNEIDGLLLVLNTVGGDVEAGLAIAEMIASMSKPSVSIVLGGGHSIGVPIAVSATCSFIVESATMTIHPIRLTGLVIGAPSSFDYLEKMQERVNKFVVSHSNITEKKWKELLYKTGELSRDIGTSVVGKDAVKYGLVDEIGGVSQALNKLEELIASYKEHKEGKGLKQ, from the coding sequence ATGATAGTTAACGATAATCCGGTAGTGGCTCCTCCGGGGACTAATCCTGAAGAACCGCAAATAACCCAGCCTGCGACTGAGGTTCCCAAAAGAAGCCGGCAGGCTAAAAAAGCTGGGCCAGCCGAAAATATTCAGGAGTTAGGTTCACCAGAAGTACCAACAGCTAAGACAAACATTCATGTAATGACCATAATTGGACAAGTCGAAGGTCATATGGTGCTTCCACCTCAGAATAAAACAACAAAATACGAACATGTAATGCCCCAGCTTGTTGCCATTGAGCAATCGAATGAAATTGACGGATTGTTATTAGTACTAAATACCGTAGGAGGAGATGTTGAGGCCGGTTTGGCCATTGCTGAAATGATCGCGAGCATGTCAAAGCCGTCAGTCTCAATAGTATTGGGAGGAGGGCATAGTATTGGCGTGCCTATTGCCGTATCAGCCACTTGCTCGTTCATTGTAGAGAGTGCTACCATGACGATTCATCCTATCAGACTGACAGGCTTGGTGATTGGAGCACCAAGTTCATTTGACTATCTCGAAAAGATGCAGGAACGGGTTAATAAATTTGTTGTAAGCCACTCGAACATAACCGAAAAGAAATGGAAAGAACTTTTATATAAAACAGGGGAATTATCCAGGGATATCGGTACTTCGGTAGTAGGTAAAGACGCCGTTAAATATGGTCTTGTCGATGAAATAGGTGGTGTATCGCAAGCGTTGAATAAATTGGAAGAACTGATTGCCTCGTATAAAGAACATAAAGAAGGTAAGGGGCTGAAGCAGTAA
- the cheY_2 gene encoding Chemotaxis protein CheY: MRVLVVDDSKISRELIMMHLRSIGIENIDTAEDGVDAIGKITKLPKNTKYDVIMLDVVMPRKNGLATLKDIKQLTPESKIIICSSLHDSQTVKIALGFGVNGYIIKPFTKEKLLEAFWYSLKIHSEV, from the coding sequence ATGCGGGTACTGGTAGTGGATGATTCAAAAATAAGTCGAGAACTTATTATGATGCATCTTCGGAGTATTGGTATCGAAAACATTGATACGGCAGAAGATGGTGTTGACGCAATTGGCAAAATAACAAAGCTTCCCAAAAATACAAAATATGACGTAATAATGCTTGATGTGGTCATGCCGCGGAAAAATGGACTGGCTACGCTAAAAGATATCAAGCAGTTGACTCCTGAATCCAAAATTATTATCTGCAGTTCTCTTCACGATTCACAAACGGTAAAAATAGCACTCGGATTTGGGGTAAACGGCTATATTATTAAACCGTTTACAAAAGAAAAACTGCTTGAGGCTTTTTGGTATAGTTTAAAAATACATTCTGAGGTGTAG
- the rimO gene encoding Ribosomal protein S12 methylthiotransferase RimO gives MLKAGFVSLGCAKNLVDTEIMLGILSDNNIAITDDPHDADILIVNTCGFIDSAKEESISTIIQMADFKREGKCRGVIVAGCLGQRYQQDLLDELPEVSAIVGTGAWHRIMEAVHAVLAGERVLLIGDTDTLYDETMPRISTTPSYSAYVKIAEGCSNCCSYCVIPLVRGSYRSRPLESVVNEVKRLAEQGVKEINLIAQDTTSYGRDRYGEPQLTALLNELVKIEGIIWIRLLYCYPKYFNDELIELIANQPKICKYIDLPLQHADDEILSAMNRRDKRADIEKLLGKIRVAIPGVVIRTSFIVGFPGETDKHFESLKQFMLEQKFERVGVFTYSQEEGTPAGIMKQQVPDNVKEERYHELMALQCQISEDLNRDMEGRVLTVLIEGHNSEQPDVAFGRSYREAPDVDGRIYVEDAADLQPGDLVRAEVVQGFTYDLLAERK, from the coding sequence ATGCTAAAAGCAGGATTTGTTAGTTTAGGATGCGCCAAAAACCTTGTCGACACCGAGATCATGCTGGGAATTTTGTCTGATAATAATATAGCTATTACCGATGATCCTCATGATGCTGACATATTAATTGTTAATACCTGCGGTTTTATTGATTCAGCTAAAGAAGAGTCAATCTCTACTATTATTCAGATGGCTGATTTCAAACGTGAAGGTAAATGTCGTGGTGTTATCGTAGCTGGGTGTTTAGGACAGCGTTATCAACAGGATCTACTGGATGAATTGCCTGAAGTATCGGCAATTGTCGGTACAGGAGCTTGGCACCGGATTATGGAAGCTGTTCATGCAGTTCTGGCCGGCGAGCGGGTTTTGCTCATTGGTGACACTGATACACTGTATGACGAAACTATGCCGCGTATTTCCACCACACCGTCTTATAGTGCATATGTAAAAATTGCTGAAGGATGCAGCAACTGTTGCTCATATTGTGTAATTCCGCTGGTGCGCGGCAGTTACCGCAGCCGCCCGCTGGAATCTGTTGTGAATGAAGTAAAAAGGCTGGCCGAGCAGGGAGTAAAAGAGATCAACCTTATTGCCCAAGATACTACCAGCTATGGCCGGGATCGTTATGGCGAGCCACAATTGACAGCATTACTTAATGAATTGGTAAAAATTGAAGGTATTATCTGGATAAGGTTATTATACTGCTATCCTAAATATTTTAATGACGAGCTTATTGAACTTATTGCTAATCAGCCTAAAATCTGTAAGTATATCGATTTGCCGCTCCAACATGCCGATGATGAAATATTATCGGCAATGAACCGCCGTGACAAGCGTGCCGACATTGAAAAGTTGTTAGGCAAAATTCGGGTCGCTATTCCCGGCGTAGTTATCCGCACCTCCTTTATTGTCGGTTTCCCGGGTGAGACGGATAAACACTTTGAATCGCTTAAACAATTTATGCTTGAACAGAAATTTGAGAGGGTTGGTGTGTTTACTTATTCCCAGGAAGAGGGCACTCCTGCAGGAATCATGAAACAACAAGTGCCTGACAATGTCAAAGAGGAACGGTATCATGAACTGATGGCGTTACAGTGCCAGATTTCCGAAGATTTAAACCGTGACATGGAAGGCCGGGTACTCACAGTCTTAATTGAGGGCCATAATTCCGAACAGCCTGATGTTGCGTTCGGCAGGTCGTACCGGGAAGCGCCTGATGTCGATGGACGTATTTATGTTGAAGATGCCGCGGATTTACAGCCGGGAGATCTAGTGCGAGCAGAAGTTGTGCAGGGGTTTACTTACGATTTGTTGGCCGAAAGAAAGTGA
- the cinA_1 gene encoding Putative competence-damage inducible protein: MIVELVSTGTELLLGQIVNTNAPFLAARLNELGFSVIYQTTVGDNRERMKNVLKTALDRADIVITSGGLGPTQGDITKEVTASLLNRSMYLHEVSAERIKRFFDERRICMPGNNLRQAMMPEGAIVVDNTCGTAPGVIIENQTTGKVIIHLPGPPHELSAMFEMSIVPYLKERFGVQGVIVSKVLRTYGLGESALEEKIKEYILSQSNPTLALLARNGEIHVRITARAENEIEARRLIDELEGHIRPHINEYVFGIDDETLEKSVGNLLLAKDLTIALAESCTGGLVTSRITDVPGSSSYLIGSIVCYSNAVKITSVGVPEEIIAVKGAVSQEAAESMAQGIRKQFSTGIGIAVTGIAGPTGATNDKPVGLVYIAIDGPAGTVCHQHYFNGTRTDIKHRTALAALNHLRQYLLIL, from the coding sequence ATGATTGTAGAGTTAGTTAGTACTGGTACCGAACTTCTTTTGGGTCAGATCGTTAATACTAATGCCCCATTTTTAGCTGCCCGCCTAAACGAGTTAGGGTTTAGCGTTATTTATCAGACTACGGTCGGCGATAATAGGGAGCGAATGAAAAATGTTCTAAAAACTGCCTTAGACCGTGCGGATATTGTAATAACCAGCGGAGGTCTAGGTCCTACTCAAGGTGACATAACCAAAGAAGTAACGGCTTCGCTGCTAAACAGGTCAATGTATTTGCACGAAGTCAGTGCTGAGCGGATAAAACGCTTTTTTGACGAGCGCCGCATATGTATGCCAGGTAATAATTTACGTCAGGCAATGATGCCTGAGGGTGCGATAGTTGTAGACAACACTTGCGGTACAGCACCGGGGGTTATTATTGAAAATCAAACAACAGGAAAAGTAATTATCCATTTGCCGGGACCGCCACATGAATTGTCCGCAATGTTTGAAATGTCAATTGTGCCATATCTTAAAGAACGGTTTGGTGTTCAAGGCGTTATAGTATCCAAGGTACTGCGTACATATGGTCTGGGAGAATCGGCGCTGGAAGAAAAAATCAAGGAATATATCCTGTCGCAGTCGAATCCAACTCTGGCGCTGTTGGCCAGAAATGGGGAAATTCATGTTCGTATCACTGCCAGAGCAGAGAATGAGATTGAAGCCAGACGGTTGATTGATGAACTTGAAGGCCATATTCGTCCACATATAAACGAATATGTTTTCGGTATTGATGATGAAACTCTGGAAAAGTCTGTTGGTAATCTGCTTTTAGCTAAAGACTTGACAATAGCGCTGGCTGAGTCATGTACAGGTGGGCTTGTTACCAGCCGTATTACTGACGTTCCTGGAAGTTCATCCTATTTGATAGGGTCAATTGTCTGTTATAGTAATGCGGTTAAAATCACAAGTGTTGGCGTACCTGAGGAAATAATTGCCGTAAAGGGTGCTGTTAGCCAGGAAGCAGCTGAAAGTATGGCCCAGGGTATTAGAAAACAATTTTCTACTGGGATAGGGATTGCTGTTACCGGAATTGCCGGGCCAACCGGAGCTACTAATGATAAACCGGTAGGACTGGTTTATATTGCCATTGATGGTCCGGCAGGGACAGTTTGCCACCAACATTATTTTAACGGAACACGTACTGATATAAAACACCGGACAGCTTTAGCCGCCCTCAATCATTTGCGTCAATATCTGCTTATATTATAG
- the selU gene encoding tRNA 2-selenouridine synthase: MVIKLHNVIKVEEAVTLNNPIYIDVRSPAEYAVGHIPKAVNIPLFTDDERAQVGTTYKQVGVEEAKHLGLTIVSAKLPEIVRQTCQLHKAGRKVIVYCWRGGMRSKSIVSVLEMMGIAASQLLGGYKAYRQYVLNRLRDFKVKPKIFVLCGSTGTGKTIIINGLAEHNIPVIDLEKLANHRGSVFGQIGLGRPATAQNFDAELLIELERLNDQPYIVVECESKRIGNVYLPDALFNAMKQGKRLMLSTNIEIRIDRLIAEYVDVCASNQAAIIASIESLRKRLGNKKTDQLLNDFNVGKIRDVVKTLLVDYYDPMYGYEKTNMAEYDLWVNADDLEQATDTIIQYLQQFGR, encoded by the coding sequence GTGGTGATAAAATTGCATAACGTTATTAAAGTTGAAGAAGCAGTAACACTCAATAATCCAATTTATATAGATGTGCGTTCACCTGCCGAATATGCTGTAGGACACATTCCTAAGGCGGTAAATATCCCGCTATTTACTGATGATGAACGCGCTCAAGTCGGCACAACATACAAGCAAGTTGGAGTCGAAGAAGCTAAGCATTTGGGACTGACTATTGTTTCAGCTAAGCTTCCGGAAATAGTTAGACAAACCTGCCAGTTACATAAAGCAGGACGAAAAGTTATCGTTTATTGCTGGCGGGGTGGAATGCGTTCCAAATCGATAGTAAGTGTGCTGGAAATGATGGGAATTGCGGCTTCCCAGCTGTTAGGCGGCTATAAGGCTTACCGGCAATATGTTCTAAACCGGCTGAGGGATTTTAAGGTTAAACCGAAAATTTTTGTTCTTTGCGGTTCAACCGGGACGGGAAAAACAATAATCATAAATGGGTTAGCTGAGCATAATATTCCGGTAATTGATCTAGAAAAGCTGGCCAACCATCGCGGTTCGGTTTTTGGTCAAATAGGTTTAGGTAGGCCGGCAACAGCTCAAAATTTTGATGCTGAATTGCTAATTGAGCTAGAAAGGCTGAACGATCAGCCTTATATAGTTGTTGAATGTGAAAGCAAACGTATCGGTAATGTCTATCTGCCTGACGCTTTGTTTAATGCGATGAAACAAGGCAAAAGGTTGATGTTGTCTACTAATATCGAAATCAGAATAGACCGGCTAATTGCGGAATATGTAGACGTATGCGCCAGTAATCAGGCAGCGATAATTGCCAGTATCGAGTCATTACGAAAACGTTTGGGCAACAAAAAAACCGATCAATTGCTGAACGATTTTAACGTAGGTAAAATACGGGATGTTGTAAAGACATTGCTGGTGGATTATTATGATCCAATGTATGGTTATGAAAAGACAAACATGGCTGAGTATGATTTATGGGTGAACGCAGATGACCTGGAGCAAGCTACAGATACAATAATCCAATACTTACAACAGTTTGGGAGGTAG
- the rodZ gene encoding Cytoskeleton protein RodZ, giving the protein MQTVGEILRAERVKKGLSIKDVESAISIRALYLNAIEEGNYSIIPGEVYLKGFIRNYATFLGLNSQQVMEIYRQSKGQVQENSPAVNQQEEPTAKQQGKSGSRLATWLTIAAIAAGVVVAAVWWSSGSQKPAPTPPPSTAQQQPVPANPQPVLPTAPQPQPAVPAKPASKVIVTAKYSAPCWTSITADGKQIYEGIPKGGESLTWEAASTLSAKFGNAGAVDLVYNGSPVGKIGENGQVVLKMFTLTGITQ; this is encoded by the coding sequence TTGCAAACAGTAGGGGAAATATTACGTGCTGAACGTGTAAAAAAAGGCCTGTCGATTAAGGACGTAGAAAGTGCCATTAGCATTAGAGCGCTGTATCTGAACGCTATTGAAGAAGGTAACTATTCCATTATCCCCGGTGAGGTGTATTTGAAAGGCTTTATCCGTAACTATGCTACTTTTTTGGGTCTTAACTCCCAACAAGTAATGGAAATATACCGTCAGAGTAAGGGACAAGTACAGGAAAATTCTCCTGCCGTTAATCAGCAAGAAGAACCCACGGCAAAACAACAAGGTAAAAGTGGTAGCAGACTGGCAACCTGGCTTACTATTGCGGCTATTGCCGCCGGGGTAGTGGTTGCTGCAGTCTGGTGGTCATCAGGAAGCCAAAAGCCAGCTCCTACCCCGCCGCCATCAACCGCCCAGCAGCAACCTGTCCCGGCTAATCCACAACCGGTTTTGCCCACAGCGCCTCAACCGCAACCTGCTGTACCGGCAAAACCTGCTTCCAAGGTAATTGTTACGGCTAAATATAGCGCTCCGTGTTGGACATCTATTACAGCAGACGGCAAGCAGATCTATGAAGGGATTCCCAAGGGCGGTGAATCGTTGACCTGGGAAGCTGCCAGTACTCTATCGGCTAAATTCGGCAACGCTGGAGCGGTTGATTTGGTATATAATGGTAGTCCGGTGGGGAAAATTGGGGAAAACGGCCAAGTAGTTTTAAAAATGTTTACACTGACTGGCATTACACAATAG